A region of Massilia sp. WG5 DNA encodes the following proteins:
- a CDS encoding MBL fold metallo-hydrolase — translation MPFCRSPWPATAARSAGLVLALAVSLAAPVQAQEQAASTTGGEVFTLKLPTTAVAPSEANGSVQFIGTATVLIRYQGFTILTDPNFLHKGDHVHLGYGLTAERLTNPAIELDKLPPIDLVVLSHMHEDHFDKLVQEKLAKDTPIVTTREAAAALKKLGFTRTTGLGKWDQVEVEKGEARLRITAAPGRHGKAGMQALLPSVMGSVLDFGPVKGVPNYRIYISGDTLVYDDLKNIPQRFPGIDLALLHLGGTRILGVFKVTMDGKDGVQLLQIVRPQHAIPIHYNDYDVFKSPLADFAREVKAAGLEEQVSYLAHGETYHFTPRAH, via the coding sequence ATGCCGTTTTGCCGATCGCCGTGGCCCGCCACCGCAGCGCGCAGCGCCGGCCTCGTGCTGGCGCTGGCCGTCTCGCTGGCCGCCCCCGTACAGGCCCAGGAACAGGCCGCATCCACGACGGGCGGCGAGGTGTTCACGCTCAAGCTGCCGACGACCGCCGTCGCGCCTTCGGAAGCGAACGGCAGCGTGCAGTTCATCGGCACCGCCACGGTCCTGATCCGTTACCAGGGCTTTACCATCCTGACCGACCCGAACTTCCTGCACAAGGGCGACCACGTGCACCTCGGCTATGGCCTCACCGCTGAACGCCTGACCAATCCCGCCATCGAGCTGGACAAGCTGCCGCCGATCGACCTGGTGGTGCTGTCGCACATGCACGAAGACCACTTCGACAAGCTGGTGCAGGAAAAGCTGGCCAAGGACACGCCGATCGTCACCACCAGGGAAGCCGCAGCCGCGCTCAAGAAGCTCGGCTTCACGCGTACCACCGGACTCGGGAAATGGGACCAGGTCGAGGTCGAGAAGGGCGAGGCGCGCCTTCGCATCACGGCTGCGCCCGGTCGCCACGGCAAGGCCGGCATGCAAGCCCTGCTGCCCAGCGTGATGGGCTCGGTGCTCGACTTCGGCCCGGTCAAGGGCGTGCCGAACTACCGCATCTACATCAGCGGCGACACCCTCGTGTACGACGACCTGAAGAACATTCCGCAGCGCTTCCCCGGCATCGACCTCGCCCTGCTGCACCTGGGCGGGACCCGTATCCTGGGTGTGTTCAAGGTCACCATGGACGGCAAGGATGGCGTCCAGCTGCTGCAGATCGTCCGCCCGCAGCATGCGATCCCGATCCACTACAACGACTACGACGTGTTCAAGTCGCCGCTGGCGGATTTCGCGCGCGAGGTCAAGGCGGCGGGACTGGAAGAGCAGGTGAGCTATCTCGCGCACGGCGAGACCTACCATTTCACGCCGAGGGCGCACTGA